TTTTGATAATTTGCGCATTCGCCTGCAAAAAAGTAAGGCGATCTTTGATTAAAACGGTTAGAAAAGTTTCCAATGACACATAATCCTGATTCAACCGGGACTTAATGAAGTCATCCAGTTCGGCCGGGAACATCTGGTCGAGTACCGGTGTGATAATGGCGTTCAATAGGCCGCGTTTGTTGGTGAAGCGACTGTAAATATTACCTTCGGCGACCCCGGCCCGCGCGGCGATTTCCTTCGTACTGGTTGCCGCGTACCCCTTCTCGGCAAACACATCAATGGCGGCGATGATAATCAGTTTCTGTTTAGCCGTGAAATCATTAAATAATTGCGCTTGATGCAACATGTCATCAGTTGAATTGGCCATGTACCAGGATCCCTTCTTAAATTGGATTAAGTGAAAACTTAAAGCCGGCAGTGTGGTTTTATTATAGCACGCGATGAGTGCCGTCAGTAGGGGCTTTAGGCAATAAGTTAAGCCAGCCTAACCTTTTTCTTGACCTCACTTGGGGAGGGTGTATATTTATGTCGGACGATGTTGAGTGATAGCTCAATCGAGACCCAAATTTCAAACCAATGGAAAGAGGGCTTTATATCATGGAAAAAGAAAATAAAAACCCAAAACGTGAGCGGATCATTCATTTTGAAGACACGCCGAGTAAAAGTCTAGATGAAGTCAACGGCAGTGTTGAAGTGCCGCACAATGCCGGTTTTTGGCGGACACTAGCCGCTTATACCGGACCGGGTATTCTGGTTGCCGTGGGGTACATGGATCCCGGTAACTGGATCACCAGTATTGCCGGCGGGGCTTCATTCAAGTACTCATTGCTTTCGGTTATTTTGATTTCCAGTTTGATCGCGATGTTGCTGCAGGCGATGGCGGCAAGGCTGGGAATCGTGACCGGTAAGGACCTGGCGCAGATGACGCGCGAGCATACCGGACGTGTCATGGGCGGTTTTCTTTGGGTTGTTACCGAATTAGCAATTATGGCAACAGATGTAGCCGAGATTATCGGGTCTGCCATTGCGCTAAAACTGCTTTTCAAGATGCCGCTAATTGTCGGCATTATCATTACTACGGCAGATGTTTTAATTCTGTTACTACTCATGCGCCTCGGCTTTCGAAAAATCGAAGCGGTGGTTGCTACTTTAGTCCTCGTCATTCTGCTGGTTTTCGCCTATGAAGTCATTTTGGCCCAACCCAACGTGCCGGAAATGTTAAAAGGCTACGTGCCACACGCTGATATTGTTACCAATAAATCCATGTTGTACCTTTCACTAGGGATCGTGGGTGCGACGGTCATGCCGCATGATCTTTTCCTTGGATCATCGATTTCCCAGACGCGTAAAATTGATCGCAGCAAGCCAGACGATGTCAAACGGGCGATTAAGTTTTCAACGATTGAGTCCAACTTGCAACTGACGATGGCGTTTATCGTCAACTCATTACTGTTAATTCCTGGAGCGGCGCTTTTCTTCGGCACCAATAGCTCATTAGGCCGCTTTGTAGATCTTTTCAATGCCTTAAGCAATTCACAGATTGTCGGGCGCCATTGCCAGCCCGATGCTTTCCATGTTGTTTGCGATCGCATTGCTGGCATCCGGTCAAAGTTCAACGATCACCGGGACGCTGGCTGGCCAGATTATTATGGAAGGTTTCATTCATCTGAAAATGCCGCTCTGGGCACAGCGCATTCTAACGCGGCTCATGTCCGTCACGCCGGTGCTGATTTTCGCCATTTATTATCACGGCAATGAAGCCAAGATTGAGGGACAGCTGACGTTCTCACAGGTTTTTCTAAGCGTTGCGCTACCGTTCGCGGTCATTCCGTTGGTGCGCTACACCAGCGACAAAAAGATCATGGGCGAATTTGCCAACCACGCCTGGGTCAAGTGGCTGGCGTGGCTCATCAGTGCGGTGCTCATTATCTTGAACCTTTACTTGATTGCTCAGACGCTGGGCTTGGTTAAATAAATAATGAAAGCATGCAAAAAGGCCACTGGGCGGGATTTTGTCCAGTGGCCTTTTGAGTAAACTAGAAAGCGCATTATGGTGAGTACCGAGACTGTGATACGATTTAGCGAGAGAACGAGTAAAAAAGGAGGATCATCGCATGACAATCCAAGAAAAAATGCACAACGGCGCACTGTATCAGCCAATGGATGCGGATTTGCAAAAAGAACAACTGGCTGACATTGACGAAGTGGCCATTTATAATCGCATTCCGGCGACCCATCAGGAAGAACGCTTCGCCCAGCTTAAAAAGATGTTTGCGGAAATCGGTGAAAGAAGTTACGTTGAAGCGCCGTTCTATTCTAACTTTGGTGGCGCCCATGTTCATTTTGGCAGCGGTATTTATGCAAACTTCAATCTAACGTTGGTTGATGATACGCATATTTATGTGGGTGATCGAACCATGTTTGGTCCCAACGTAACTTTGGTGACCGCCACGCATCCGATTGATCCGAACCTGCGTGAACAGGGGTACCAATACAATAAGCCGATTCATGTCGGCCGGAATTGCTGGTTTGGCGCGAATGTCACGGTTATGCCGGGCGTGACGATCGGCGATAACAGTGTCATTGGCGCCGGCAGTTTAGTCACGCACGATATTCCGGCCAATGTCGTGGCATTCGGCTCACCGTGTCGGGTTGTTCGTGAGATTACGGATGACGATCGAAAGACGTATGATCATGGGAAGCCGATTGACATTGAGTCGCTTTAAATGGCAGCACGAACCTTTAGGGGGCTGGACATGACTTTTACATTTGACGGTTTAGTGAAGGAGTCAGCCGAACACGCTGGGCTTAAAAGAAACCAATTCAACAGACAAGATATCGAAGACTATGTGGTTTATAACATCTCAAATATCCAGTCAAGTTTAGAAAATTTGCAGGCTTTTCATACGCTCTCGTCACTGAGCGTTCTCTTTGAAGAATTCGGCGTTCCATTGAGAATCTCGGTGATGATGAAAGACAATAAGACTAAAGTTGATTACGTAACAGTCAGGTTGTCGAAAGTTGAATACGATGAGGCTTCGCAGAAAGTTAAATCAATGGTTGAACGTGCTTTGAGGCGAAAAGCGGAGGGAGAAGAGTAGTATTTCTGAAATATCAGTGTTTCGCTGAGTAGACGATCATAATTTTGCTTTCATCAACGTACTCTCACTAAGGTTGTTTTTGGTATAACGCATCAGTGCAATCTTCATCAAATTAATGGTCAAATATGACAGATCTAGATCATGAAAACATCTTTCCGCTAGCTCTTTTTGGTAGTAGAAATGAGTTTTCATGATCTTTTTTTAAGTGCACTTCCATTTCAGAAAGGTTGACACTTAGTTGATCTAGGAGTATTTTCTCATTAATATCAAATTATTCTAATTTATTTAACATAAAACGCAGATCGTAACAAGCATACCCTTTAGACGCGTATTTCTGATTAAGGAATGACCGCTATGAGTCAAAGAAGCAACTGGTTCTACATATTCTCCAAATTTGCCGCTAAATATCGACTCAAATTTGTCGTGATCTTATTGGGGCTTTGTTTGGTTGAGAGCGTGTACGTTGCGGGGATATCACTGTTGCCTTCGCTCGCAGTTGTCCTTATCCAAGCGAAAGACCTGAAGCTAGCTATGGTGATTCTGACCATCTTGCTCGCCGGGGTCGTTGTGTATGCTATCAGAATCTTTGATTTATTTTTGCAGCAACGCCTGACTTTGCTGACATTCGATTTTCGCTTTGACTATGTGCCGGTTTTTTCTGAGCATATTTTTGGCTGGCAACAAAGTTTGATTGACTCAGTGAAAGGGAAAGCGGTTATTGATCAAGCTTACGAAGCGATTTACAACGGGCAAAATATTGGGATTGGGGCGATCATTGCGCAGACGGTTACGCTGATTCGAACGGGTTGCCAAATTATCGTGCTGCTGGGCATGATGGGAATTTTGAGTATTTGGCCAGCTGCCATTGTCTTGGGGCTGAATCTTTTACAATATGCCTTTCAGCGCATTGGCAATCAATGGTATTTCAACCATAAAGGTGAACAAAATCGGATTACCAGTTATCAAAGTTATTTTGTGCGGACGCTGATGAAACGATCAACGGGAAAAGATATTCGCTTATTTGCGATGTTTGATCTTTTTCATCAGCATTTTATAGCATTGATTCAAAAGCTGGTGACCTGGCAACGTCATTACTCAAATCTTTCGCTGATTATTAATCTGGGCCAGCGACTGGTTAACGTTATCGGCTTGGCGTTGTCGCTGTTAATTTTGATCGCACTCCGAAACGTTTCAATAGCTAGCCTTCTTTTTGCGATCAGCGCGATCCAAACACTCAACCTGAACTTTGGTAATTTTAGGGATGCTTATGTGACGGTTGGAAAGAACTTGGTTTTTGTTGACAATTTTCGAAAATTTATGGTCTTTCCTTACCGCCAAGACAGCGACGCAAAAGAGCGGAAGGTTAGTGGGTCAGGTCAAATTGAAGTTCAGCATCTTTCTTATCAAGTGAATGGAACCGAGCTTGTGCATGACATCAATTTTTTCGTCGAGCCAGGAGAGAAAGTTGCGATTGTCGGTGAGAATGGCGCGGGCAAGTCAACACTGGTCAAATTACTTTGCGGTTTATATACGCCAAGTTCAGGGTCGGTGTCGATTGATGGCCAAGACATCGCGACCTGGGCGCCGGCAACCATGCGCCAGCGAGTGGCGGTCGAATTTCAGGATGACGTGATCCTCCATTTTACGATTGCAGAAAATGTGGCTTGTACAACGCCGCAACAGATTGATACAGCGCGTGTTAAGGCAGTATTGGCTGAAGTTGAATTGGGAGATTTTGTCGCCGGTCTGCCTAATGGGATTCAGACATTCATTGGCAATGAGTTGAATGAAAATGGTATTCAACTTTCCGGTGGGCAAAAGGACAAAATGCTTTTTGCCAGGGTTCTTTATCGTCAGGCGGATATTAATATCCTCGATGAGCCAACTTCGGCGCTTGATCCGATTAGTGAAAAGCAGTTTTATGCATTGGTTGACGCGAAGCTGAGTCAGAAAACAACGATCATCGTGACCCATCGGCTGGGGGCTTTGGCGACCGAAAATGTCAAGATTCTGGTCATGAAAGATGGCACCGCTATCGCTTCTGGCAGTCACCGCTGGCTTTTAGCAAACTGTGACTATTATCGCAAACTTTGGTCGGCACAGAGATCACTGTATGTTGGAGGTGACCGCCATGAAGCATCGTAAAACAGAAATTCGGCACGCAGTCGGAACAGTCCGTTTTATTTATCGTTTCGGGAAAAGTTTATTCCGCGCATTTTAGAATCAAGTTAGCCACTGTCTCAAAATTTTTTGGACAATAAAAAACATCAAGAACAGATATCCTGTATCATTGAAGTTCCTACACAAACAATGGAAGAGGATATTGTCTTGATGCAGAAACAGGATAGCACACACCGCCAAAAAGGTCAGCACTTAACATCACTCGAGCGCGGAAAAGTGGCCGGATTCCGCCAAGCTGGGAAGTCCAATCGTTGGATTGCTGCTGAAATTGGCGTCTGCCCGCAGACCATTAATAATGAAATCAAGCGAGGTACAGTAGATCAGGTCAAGAAGAGTAATGGCAAGCGCGTCTACCATCGACAATACCTGCCAGAGGCTGCTCAGGCACGTTACGAGACTGCACGCTTGAGCTGCCATCGTCCTGACAAGTTCGCCAGCGTACAGGTCTTCTTAGCCTGGTACGTACAGCGAGCTAAGCAGGACAAATGGTCGCCGGATGCTTCAATCGGCTATGCCAAGCGACACAAGCTGTTTACTCCTGAAGAGCTTGTTTGTGCCTCGACTTTGTACCAGTACATTGACGACCAACGCCTAGAGATTCGAAATATCGACCTGTTGGAGAAGACTAAGCGGAAGACCTCTCACCAGCACCACACCAAGGCTAAGCGCCTGGCTGGCCGCAGTATCGAGGAACGGCCTAAGGTCGTTGAACGATGCAGGCAGTTCGGTCACTGGGAGATGGATACCATTGTCGGTAAACGCAATGGCAAGGAGAGCGTCATCTTGACTCTGATTGAGCGCAAGACCCGTTGCCAACTTCTCCGCTTGATCGAAGGACGAGATGCAGACTCTGTGAGCTATGCATTGCGTGGAATCAAGCGCGAATGGGGAGCTTGCATCAAGACCATCACAGCCGACAACGGACCCGAGTTCACCGCCTTAAATACTGCTTTTGCTGGGACGGAAACTGAGATCTTCTACGCCCATCCTTACACGTCCTGCGACCGTGGCACCAACGAGGCACATAACCGGATGATCCGCCAGGACTTCCCTAAGGGCATGTCCCTAGATGACATTAGCCCTAGTCAAGTGCAGGCCACGCAAGACCGCTTGAATCAGTTGCCTCGCAAACAACAGGGCTACTGCACACCCCAGCAAAACTTTGAGGCCGAAGCTCGGCGCGTTCGCCGCATGGCCCAGTAGTCTCTCTAGCGCCACAACTTCTATTTGATAACGGCCTGTTCTGGGATTGTCCTCAACGACTGGCTAACTTGTTCTTGCAATTTACGTTTTTCATAAAATCGATCAACGCGTTTTCTATTTTTCTATAAAAAGTTCTCCAACCCAACCACCAACTGATCCGCTTCCTGCACCTTGCTAATGGCGACGGCAACGCCTTGCATGAAGCTTTGGCGGTCGAAGGAGTCTTGGCGAATGGTGAGGGCTTCACCCGGGCCGCCGAAAAGAACTTCTTCGTGGGCGATGTAGCCGGGTAGGCGGACGGCGTGGACAGGGACGTCATCGATGCGCTGACCGCGGGCGTCGTTGTCGATGGTGGACAATGGCTTTTGGGTACGTCCGGCGGCGATTTTGTGCGCGGTGGCGATGGCGGTGCCTGAAGGGGCGTCGGCTTTGTCTTGGTGGTGCATTTCGATGATTTCGGCATCAGGAAAATAGGCCGCGGCTTCTTGGGCAAACTTCATCAATAAAACGGCGGAGAGACCAAAGTTTGGTGCGATCAGGCCGCCAAGGTGTTTCGCGTTGGCTAGCTTGATGAGGCGATCCTGATCAGCCGGCGCCATCCCGCTTGTGCCAATGATCGGATGGATGCCGGCATTAATCGCGGCTTCGGTGTTAGCGGCGACCGCATCGGGATTGGTGAAGTCGACCCAGACATCAGCGACGTTGGCGTCGAGTTGATCGTAACGGTTGAGAACTTTGACTTCAGCCGGCAATCCGTAATTTTGCGGGTTATTGATAGTTATTTTAGGGTCAAAAACGGCACTTAATGCGAAATCTGAATGTGACTGGATCATTTTGACGGTTTTTTGACCCATGGCACCGCGAAAACCGGCGACAAGAACGTGAATCATGCGAGCACCTCCGCTTCAATGGCTGATAGTTCCGGAACGCCTAAAAGACGGGCGAGTTCCTGCTGTTGTTTGGCAGTTAATGGCAGTATTGGCAGACGCGGGCTGCCGACGTTGAAGCCTAATGCGTTGAGCGCAGCTTTGGTCGGAGCAGGCGATGGAAAATGGAATAAGGCAGCCATTTTCGGCAATAGTTGCCGTTGCAGCGCAGCCACCGTCGTGATGTCGCCGCGGTCCAATGCCGCGTACATTTCCCGAATGCTGTGTGCGTAAAGATGAGAAGCAACCGAGATCACGCCCATACCGCCGAGTGTTTTAATCGTCAGCGCCTGAGCATCTTCGCCGGTCCAGACACTAAAAGCATCATGCTTGGTTCGATCAATGATGTCACTCAGGGCGGCGAGGCTGCCGCATTGCTTGATGCCTTGAATCATGGGGTTTTGCGCTAACGTTGCCACGGTTTCCGGCAGCATCTCAACACCGGTTCGGCCGGGGATGTTGTAAATGATGATCGGCTTTTGCGCGTTGGCCGCAACCGCTGTGTAGTGGGCGATCATGCCGTTTTGATCAGGTTTGTTGTAGTAAGGCACGACCACCAGTGTCGCATCAATCCCGGCAATCCCGCCGACTTCATGGGTAAAATCAACGGTTTCCCGCGTATTGTTCGACCCTGAATTGGCAATGACCAGCGCCCGGCCGTGAACCATGTCGACAAACCGCGTGTACAAGGTGATTTTCTCGTCATGACTGAGCGTCGGCCCTTCACCCGTGGTAGCGCCGACGACAAAGCCATCGGTGCCTTCTGCAATCAGATGATCAACCAACCGTTGCATGACTGCGTAGTCAATTTCATCGCGATCATTAAACGGTGTCACAATCGCGGTGATCAATTCTGCTCTTTGCATTCAAAAACCTCCAATTAAAGTGAGCGTGAGCCAGCGCGGGTATAAGCCGGAGTGTAAGTGGCCTTGGGCGTGATGGCGGTCTTTGCCATTGCGACCAAGGTCCTTACATGCAGGTTTCTGCGCTGGCGAGCGCGTTAAAGTGAGCGTGAGCCAGCCCGGTTAGAAACCGGAGTGTAAGTGGCCTCAGGCGTGATGGCCCGGTCTTAGGCCATTGCGACCAAGGTCCTTACACGCAGACCCCTGCGCCGGGGAACGCGTTATGGTTGAGCGTGAGCCAGCGCCTTTTACGGGTAAGCTCTTGCGCCAAATGCTCCGGAGCGCATATGGTGAAAGTCGTCTCGGCGCATCAATCATGAGTCAATATCGATAGCTACTAATTCAATTATTTTCCGCCATTCGATGTTCCAGAAAATGCACAACCGCCGTTACCCCTGGTGCTAACGCAGCTTCGTCTGGTGAAAAGTCGGCGGCATGTAGTTGGGAATCCGGATCGTTAACGCCTAGCCAGAACATGGTGCCGGGAATTTTATTCAATAGATAGCCGAAATCTTCCCCGGTCATCACAGGTCCGGTGGGCGCAAACGTGACAGTTGGATCGGACTGCATGTATTGGATGAAATCTTTGGTCAGCTGCGGGTTATTTTCGACCGGATAATAGCCGCCTTGATTCAAATCGACATTGACGGCGCAGTTGAAGCTGGCGGCGATTCCCCGGCCGATATCGCGGATACGTTGCTGTAAGAAATCGATTTGTTTCTGAGTGAACCCGCGTAAAGTACCTTCCAAGTGGGCGCGTCCGGCAATCACATTGCGAATCGTCCCGGCGCGCATCAGGCCAAACGTGATGACCGCGCTGTCGGTGGGGCTGACGTTACGAGCAACGACGGTTTGAATCTGGTTGATAAAACTGGCAGCGGCTACGATCATATCGTTGGCATTTTGCGGCAAGGCTGCGTGGCCACTTTTCCCGATGAGATCGACATTGATTTCAGTTGTCCCGGCAAAAAGGGTGCCAAGCCGCGTGCTGATGGTACCAGCCGTCAAGTCGGGGCGATCATGCAGCCCATAAAACTCATCGATGTGCCAATCGCTGGTGAAAGTGCCCATGTCGTAGGCCAATTTGCCGCCGTTTTTGCTTTCTTCAGCCGGTTGGAAGAAGAAAATCAAATTATCTTTTGGCTGATGGTGGGCGAAATAATCCATAATTCCTAGCGCAACTGTCATGTGGATGTCATGGCCGCAAGCATGGGCGATGCCGGAATGCTGCGAGCTAAACGGTAAGCCGGTTTGTTCCGTCACCGGCAAGGCGTCAATGTCGGTCCGGTAGCCGATGGTTCGTTGCGGGTTTTGCCCGTGAACTTTGACTAGTAAGGCAGTCGGTAATTTAGGCAGTGTCCGAATGGTGAGGTGGGTTTGCGGAAAACTTTGCACCGTTTTAAGTAGGAAGGCATGCGTCTCTTTTTCCTGCAAGGCTAGCTCGGGGATTTGATGGAGCTGGCGGCGAATGGCAATCAATTCAGCTTCCTTCATTAGAAGTCACAGCTTTCTGAGTTCGTCGAGCAGGACGGTTTTGGCTTCGGTTTGATCGTTAACCTGCTTGATGACTTTGGCGGGAACGCCGGCGACCACCGTGTGTGCCGGCACATCGTTAATGACGACAGCTCCGGCGGCAATGACCGCACCTTCGCCGACCGACACGCCTTCAAGAACCACCGCATTGGCGCCGATCATGACGTGATCACCGATTGTGACAGGCTTCGCTGACGGCGGTTCCACCACGCCGGCCAAAACGGTACCGGCACCAATGTGGCAATGCTTGCCGACAATCGCCCGACCGCCCAGAACCGCACCCATGTCGATCATGGTGCCATCACCGATTTCAGCGCCGATATTAATGATGGCACCCATCATGATCACTGCATTGTTGCCGATCAGAACCTGGTCACGGATGATCGCACCGGGTTCAATCCGGGCATTTTCCGCTTTGATATCCAGCAAAGGAACGCCGGTGTTACGGCCCGCGGTTTCGACATAGTAATCGTCAAGCTTGGCCTTTTTCAGGATTGGCTGAATAACCGCCCAATCGCCGATGACCGTTCCGGTGTGTTCCCCAACGAATGCGTGAACACTTTTTGGAAAATGCAAATCAGCTAACTCGCCTTTGAGATAGACCTTAACGGGTGTTGTTTTCTGACTGTTGGCAATGGTTGAAATGATCTTTTGGGTGTCTAATTGTGCCATGATGGCCTCCTATTTGGTTGCGGTAGTAGCGTTGTTGGCGGTGGTTGCGGGTGTTGACGAGCTCGGTGCGGCGTAGTGGTGATCGTGCTGAATCAAGTCGGCGTAATTTTCGCGCGTGACGACCAGCTGGGCCTGGCCATTTTCAACGAAAACGACGGCCGGCCGCGGGTTGCGGTTGTAGTTGGATGCCATGGAGTAGCCATAAGCGCCGGTGTCGAAAACGGCAACCACATCACCTGGCTGGGTGGCGGGCAATGGGGCGTCGTCGATTAAAATATCCCCGGATTCGCAGTACTTGCCGACGAGATGGACATGCTCGGTTGGCTTTGCGGTCGGGTGATCGGCAACCACCGCAGTGTATTGCGCCTGATAAAGGGCAGGCCGAATGTTGTCGTCCATGCCGCCGTCAACTGCAACATATGGCCGCAACCCAGGCACGTCTTTGCGGCTGCCGACCGTGTAAAGACTGTAGCCGGCGGGGCCGACAATCGACCGCCCGGGTTCAATCCAGACTGCCGGAAGCGGCCAATCAAGCTGGCTGCTTTGCGTCTTGAGGGTGCTCAGAATGGCTTTGACAAACGCTTCTGGCGGCAACGGATCATCCTGGCTGGTGTAAGCAATCCCGAAACCACCGCCAACATTGAGCACTTGCGGGGT
Above is a window of Lacticaseibacillus casei DSM 20011 = JCM 1134 = ATCC 393 DNA encoding:
- a CDS encoding sugar O-acetyltransferase; translation: MTIQEKMHNGALYQPMDADLQKEQLADIDEVAIYNRIPATHQEERFAQLKKMFAEIGERSYVEAPFYSNFGGAHVHFGSGIYANFNLTLVDDTHIYVGDRTMFGPNVTLVTATHPIDPNLREQGYQYNKPIHVGRNCWFGANVTVMPGVTIGDNSVIGAGSLVTHDIPANVVAFGSPCRVVREITDDDRKTYDHGKPIDIESL
- a CDS encoding ABC transporter ATP-binding protein; amino-acid sequence: MSQRSNWFYIFSKFAAKYRLKFVVILLGLCLVESVYVAGISLLPSLAVVLIQAKDLKLAMVILTILLAGVVVYAIRIFDLFLQQRLTLLTFDFRFDYVPVFSEHIFGWQQSLIDSVKGKAVIDQAYEAIYNGQNIGIGAIIAQTVTLIRTGCQIIVLLGMMGILSIWPAAIVLGLNLLQYAFQRIGNQWYFNHKGEQNRITSYQSYFVRTLMKRSTGKDIRLFAMFDLFHQHFIALIQKLVTWQRHYSNLSLIINLGQRLVNVIGLALSLLILIALRNVSIASLLFAISAIQTLNLNFGNFRDAYVTVGKNLVFVDNFRKFMVFPYRQDSDAKERKVSGSGQIEVQHLSYQVNGTELVHDINFFVEPGEKVAIVGENGAGKSTLVKLLCGLYTPSSGSVSIDGQDIATWAPATMRQRVAVEFQDDVILHFTIAENVACTTPQQIDTARVKAVLAEVELGDFVAGLPNGIQTFIGNELNENGIQLSGGQKDKMLFARVLYRQADINILDEPTSALDPISEKQFYALVDAKLSQKTTIIVTHRLGALATENVKILVMKDGTAIASGSHRWLLANCDYYRKLWSAQRSLYVGGDRHEAS
- a CDS encoding TetR/AcrR family transcriptional regulator, with the translated sequence MANSTDDMLHQAQLFNDFTAKQKLIIIAAIDVFAEKGYAATSTKEIAARAGVAEGNIYSRFTNKRGLLNAIITPVLDQMFPAELDDFIKSRLNQDYVSLETFLTVLIKDRLTFLQANAQIIKIVLSELLNDTQVREQVIGNFTAQYWQTMTHDLTVLKQQGVLVDWPFEDILRAIWSTTSGLILGFLYFNQPLDADTVNHSITATIKALTPK
- the dapA gene encoding 4-hydroxy-tetrahydrodipicolinate synthase, with translation MQRAELITAIVTPFNDRDEIDYAVMQRLVDHLIAEGTDGFVVGATTGEGPTLSHDEKITLYTRFVDMVHGRALVIANSGSNNTRETVDFTHEVGGIAGIDATLVVVPYYNKPDQNGMIAHYTAVAANAQKPIIIYNIPGRTGVEMLPETVATLAQNPMIQGIKQCGSLAALSDIIDRTKHDAFSVWTGEDAQALTIKTLGGMGVISVASHLYAHSIREMYAALDRGDITTVAALQRQLLPKMAALFHFPSPAPTKAALNALGFNVGSPRLPILPLTAKQQQELARLLGVPELSAIEAEVLA
- the dapD gene encoding 2,3,4,5-tetrahydropyridine-2,6-dicarboxylate N-acetyltransferase, producing the protein MAQLDTQKIISTIANSQKTTPVKVYLKGELADLHFPKSVHAFVGEHTGTVIGDWAVIQPILKKAKLDDYYVETAGRNTGVPLLDIKAENARIEPGAIIRDQVLIGNNAVIMMGAIINIGAEIGDGTMIDMGAVLGGRAIVGKHCHIGAGTVLAGVVEPPSAKPVTIGDHVMIGANAVVLEGVSVGEGAVIAAGAVVINDVPAHTVVAGVPAKVIKQVNDQTEAKTVLLDELRKL
- the dapB gene encoding 4-hydroxy-tetrahydrodipicolinate reductase; translation: MIHVLVAGFRGAMGQKTVKMIQSHSDFALSAVFDPKITINNPQNYGLPAEVKVLNRYDQLDANVADVWVDFTNPDAVAANTEAAINAGIHPIIGTSGMAPADQDRLIKLANAKHLGGLIAPNFGLSAVLLMKFAQEAAAYFPDAEIIEMHHQDKADAPSGTAIATAHKIAAGRTQKPLSTIDNDARGQRIDDVPVHAVRLPGYIAHEEVLFGGPGEALTIRQDSFDRQSFMQGVAVAISKVQEADQLVVGLENFL
- a CDS encoding IS30 family transposase, which encodes MQKQDSTHRQKGQHLTSLERGKVAGFRQAGKSNRWIAAEIGVCPQTINNEIKRGTVDQVKKSNGKRVYHRQYLPEAAQARYETARLSCHRPDKFASVQVFLAWYVQRAKQDKWSPDASIGYAKRHKLFTPEELVCASTLYQYIDDQRLEIRNIDLLEKTKRKTSHQHHTKAKRLAGRSIEERPKVVERCRQFGHWEMDTIVGKRNGKESVILTLIERKTRCQLLRLIEGRDADSVSYALRGIKREWGACIKTITADNGPEFTALNTAFAGTETEIFYAHPYTSCDRGTNEAHNRMIRQDFPKGMSLDDISPSQVQATQDRLNQLPRKQQGYCTPQQNFEAEARRVRRMAQ
- a CDS encoding N-acetyldiaminopimelate deacetylase, encoding MKEAELIAIRRQLHQIPELALQEKETHAFLLKTVQSFPQTHLTIRTLPKLPTALLVKVHGQNPQRTIGYRTDIDALPVTEQTGLPFSSQHSGIAHACGHDIHMTVALGIMDYFAHHQPKDNLIFFFQPAEESKNGGKLAYDMGTFTSDWHIDEFYGLHDRPDLTAGTISTRLGTLFAGTTEINVDLIGKSGHAALPQNANDMIVAAASFINQIQTVVARNVSPTDSAVITFGLMRAGTIRNVIAGRAHLEGTLRGFTQKQIDFLQQRIRDIGRGIAASFNCAVNVDLNQGGYYPVENNPQLTKDFIQYMQSDPTVTFAPTGPVMTGEDFGYLLNKIPGTMFWLGVNDPDSQLHAADFSPDEAALAPGVTAVVHFLEHRMAENN